The following proteins are co-located in the Pyricularia oryzae 70-15 chromosome 1, whole genome shotgun sequence genome:
- a CDS encoding pisatin demethylase, whose protein sequence is MGVFAQLYDQRWGLALLAVGFYVVSKIHAYTKLRAFKGPVGTGFFNLWNSWALFSQESHLRYKEACEKYGSIVRIGPNDLLTSSPELLMYMSGVRSPYYRSSWFYKSSRPRPGIDNVFSSSGPEGEATHTRKRQQLAPGYAGKESPLMESSVDQQVTNLVALLRERYRSSEARVKPVDMGDKLSFFTLDVISALSLGRAFGDLANDADMHGYMEATEAAFGYLNALVASPFGMMMQIPLVHRLVGPQETDATGVGKIVCMARQNLKERLRHDTKQKSDMVASFVRHGLSFEELVTEGQFQIVAGSDTTAAALKGVLLFLLSDRRVYHKLQAEVDAAAQRLALGPEQVIVDGDARALPYLQAVVKEGMRCHPPVTLPIPKMVPPAGDTVVVDGREVFLPGGTHVSYAAWALHVREDVYGEDAACYRPERWLAEEDPDRLARMQRTHELNFGYGKYQCLGKQLALMEVNKVVFQLLRNFDLALTNPIHGWKKVNFLGIFSPGEMLVTVHERVADAARKAE, encoded by the exons ATGGGCGTGTTTGCGCAACTGTACGACCAGAGATGGGGGCTGGCGCTGCTTGCTGTCGGCTTCTACGTCGTGAGCAAGATACATGCCTACACCAAGCTTAGAGCGTTCAAAGGCCCAGTCGGCACTGGATTCTTCAACCTCTGGAACAGCTGGGCTCTGTTCAGCCAAGAGTCTCACCTGAGGTACAAGGAAGCGTGTGAGAAATATG GCTCCATCGTCCGCATCGGCCCCAACGACCTCTTGACCTCGTCTCCGGAGCTCCTCATGTACATGAGCGGCGTGCGGTCGCCGTACTACCGATCGTCTTGGTTCTACAAGAGCTCGCGGCCCCGACCGGGCATCGACAACGTCTTTAGCTCCTCGGGCCCCGAAGGCGAGGCCACCCACACCAGGAAGCGCCAGCAGCTCGCTCCCGGCTACGCGGGCAAGGAGAGCCCGCTGATGGAGAGCTCGGTCGACCAGCAGGTGACGAACCTGGTGGCGCTGCTGAGGGAGCGGTACAGGTCGTCCGAGGCGCGCGTCAAGCCCGTGGACATGGGCGACAAGCTCTCGTTTTTCACGCTGGACGTCATCTCGGCGCTGTCGCTGGGCAGGGCGTTTGGCGACCTGGCCAACGACGCGGACATGCACGGCTACATGGAGGCGACGGAGGCGGCGTTTGGCTACCTCAACGCGCTGGTGGCGTCGCCGTTTGGCATGATGATGCAGATCCCCCTCGTGCACAGGCTCGTGGGCCCGCAGGAGACGGACGCCACGGGGGTGGGCAAGATCGTGTGCATGGCGCGGCAGAACCTCAAGGAGCGGCTGCGGCACGACACCAAGCAAAAGTCGGACATGGTGGCCTCGTTTGTGCGGCACGGGCTCAGCTTCGAGGAGCTCGTCACCGAGGGCCAGTTCCAGATCGTGGCCGGCAGCGAcaccacggcggcggcgctcaAGGGCGTGCTGCTGTTCCTGCTGAGCGACCGCCGCGTCTACCACAAGCTGCAGGCCgaggtcgacgccgccgcccagaGGCTGGCGCTGGGCCCCGAGCAGGTCATCGTCGACGGCGACGCCAGGGCGCTGCCCTACCTGCAGGCCGTCGTCAAGGAGGGCATGCGCTGCCACCCGCCCGTGACGCTGCCCATACCCAAGATGGTGCCTCCGGCCGGAGACACGGTCGTCGTCGACGGCCGCGAGGTGTTTCTGCCCGGCGGCACCCACGTCTCGTACGCCGCCTGGGCCCTGCACGTGCGCGAGGACGTCTACGGCGAGGATGCCGCCTGCTACAGGCCCGAGAGGTGGCTTGCCGAGGAGGACCCGGACAGGCTGGCCAGGATGCAGAGGACCCACGAGCTCAACTTTGGATACGGCAAGTACCAGTGTCTGGGGAAGCAGTTGGCTCTGATGGAGGTGAACAAGGTCGTGTTTcag CTGCTGCGGAATTTCGATCTGGCATTGACCAACCCGATCCACGGCTGGAAAAAGGTCAACTTTTTGGGAATCTTTAGCCCTGGAGAGATGCTTGTCACCGTCCATGAACGGGTTGCGGATGCCGCCAGGAAGGCTGAGTAA